In Tolypothrix sp. NIES-4075, the following proteins share a genomic window:
- the rsgA gene encoding small ribosomal subunit biogenesis GTPase RsgA, whose amino-acid sequence MKGEAFSTTGQLLGTVLAVQANFYRVQLDLGDSLETRRLLGDKEDKEDKGTKGQGDKGSHLRAEVTNVEQSGVTRGLLDSENNSFPASPHPPLSPSPPLPILPSPHPPLLLCTRRTRLKKIGQQVMVGDRVVVEEPDWAGGRGAIAFVLPRDSELDRPAIANVNQILLVFAVADPPLEPYQLSRFLVKAESTGLDVLLCLNKGDLVSTQEQSEISDRLLGWGYQTLFISVNNNINIDKLSYQLQDKITVLAGPSGVGKSSLINALIPDAHLRVGEVSGKLSRGRHTTRHVELFELPLGALLADTPGFNQPDIDCSPEELICYFPEARQRLAVDSCRFSDCLHRDEPGCVVRGEWERYEHYLEFLEQAIARQTQLNQQADPESTQKLKTKGKGQTQYEPKLESKKYRQKSRRTQLQELQELYKDDE is encoded by the coding sequence ATGAAAGGGGAAGCTTTTTCTACCACTGGGCAGTTGCTAGGTACTGTGCTAGCTGTGCAAGCGAATTTTTATCGAGTGCAGCTGGATTTAGGAGACTCCTTGGAGACAAGGAGACTCCTTGGAGACAAGGAGGACAAGGAGGACAAGGGGACAAAGGGACAAGGGGACAAGGGGAGCCACTTGCGTGCGGAGGTCACGAACGTTGAGCAAAGTGGCGTGACAAGGGGACTCTTAGACAGTGAGAATAATTCTTTCCCCGCATCCCCCCATCCCCCCCTCTCCCCATCCCCCCCTCTCCCCATCCTCCCCTCTCCCCATCCTCCCCTCCTCCTCTGCACTCGGAGAACTCGGTTGAAAAAAATTGGGCAACAGGTGATGGTGGGCGATCGCGTTGTGGTTGAAGAACCAGATTGGGCAGGGGGACGAGGGGCGATCGCTTTTGTTTTACCCCGTGATAGTGAATTAGACCGTCCGGCGATCGCTAATGTTAATCAAATCCTTTTAGTATTCGCTGTTGCCGATCCGCCTCTAGAACCTTATCAACTCAGTCGCTTTTTGGTAAAGGCGGAATCTACAGGTTTGGATGTGCTTTTATGCTTAAATAAAGGCGATTTAGTTTCAACTCAAGAACAGTCGGAAATAAGCGATCGCTTGCTTGGTTGGGGCTATCAAACGCTATTTATCAGCGTCAATAATAATATAAATATCGACAAATTAAGTTACCAGTTGCAAGACAAAATCACCGTTTTGGCAGGTCCTTCAGGAGTTGGTAAATCGAGTTTGATTAATGCGCTGATTCCCGATGCTCACTTGCGCGTGGGTGAGGTTTCTGGTAAACTATCTCGCGGACGTCACACCACCCGCCACGTAGAATTGTTTGAATTACCATTAGGTGCGTTGCTGGCTGATACTCCCGGTTTTAATCAGCCTGATATTGATTGTTCCCCGGAAGAATTAATTTGTTATTTCCCCGAAGCAAGACAGAGATTAGCAGTTGATAGCTGTCGGTTTAGTGATTGCCTGCATCGAGACGAACCGGGTTGTGTAGTTCGGGGTGAGTGGGAACGTTATGAGCATTATCTGGAATTTTTAGAGCAAGCGATCGCTCGTCAAACTCAGCTTAACCAACAAGCCGATCCAGAATCTACCCAAAAGTTAAAAACGAAAGGAAAAGGGCAGACTCAGTACGAACCGAAGCTAGAAAGTAAAAAATATCGCCAAAAATCCCGCCGGACTCAATTACAAGAGTTGCAGGAATTGTATAAAGATGATGAGTGA
- a CDS encoding sulfurtransferase TusA family protein: MSVSSVSTPDAQLDLRGTPCPINFVRTKLRLEQMPQGGLLEVWLDPGEPIEQVPDSLTMAGYQVEQITDCAGYFSLLVRRPVTA, from the coding sequence ATGAGCGTATCTTCCGTCTCAACTCCCGATGCTCAACTCGATTTGCGCGGCACTCCTTGCCCGATTAATTTTGTGCGGACGAAATTACGTTTAGAACAAATGCCACAGGGAGGTTTGCTAGAAGTCTGGTTAGACCCTGGAGAACCGATTGAGCAAGTTCCTGATAGCTTGACAATGGCAGGCTATCAGGTGGAACAAATTACAGATTGTGCTGGCTATTTTTCTCTGTTAGTCCGCCGTCCGGTTACTGCCTGA
- the dnaJ gene encoding molecular chaperone DnaJ, translating to MARDYYEILGVSRDADKEEIKGAYRRLARKYHPDVNKEPGAEDRFKEINRAYEVLSEPEIRERYNRFGEAGVSGAAGAGGFQDMSDMGGFADIFESIFSGFAGGMGGPSTQRRRSGPVRGDDLRLDLKLDFREAVFGGEKEIRISHLETCEVCTGSGAKPGTRPRTCSTCSGSGQVRRVTRTPFGSFTQVSTCPTCNGTGMVIEDKCDACDGKGANQVTKKLKITIPAGVDNGTRLRISNEGDAGQRSGPAGDLYVYLFVNEDEEFHRDGISILSEIKISYLQAILGCRLEVNTVDGPVELIIPAGTQPNTVMKLENRGVPRLGNPVSRGDHMLTVLIDIPTKVMPDERELLEKLAKIKGERTGKGGLEGFLGNLFK from the coding sequence ATGGCCCGCGATTATTATGAAATTTTAGGTGTCTCTCGTGATGCCGACAAAGAAGAAATTAAAGGCGCATACCGCCGCCTAGCCCGGAAGTATCACCCAGACGTGAATAAAGAACCGGGAGCGGAGGATCGCTTTAAGGAAATTAACCGCGCTTATGAAGTGCTTTCTGAACCGGAAATCAGAGAGCGTTATAACCGTTTTGGTGAAGCTGGTGTATCCGGTGCGGCTGGCGCTGGAGGCTTCCAAGATATGAGCGATATGGGTGGATTTGCTGATATCTTTGAAAGTATTTTCAGTGGCTTCGCAGGCGGAATGGGCGGTCCTTCTACGCAAAGACGGCGCAGCGGTCCGGTGCGAGGTGATGACCTCCGGCTAGACTTGAAGTTAGATTTTCGAGAAGCAGTATTTGGCGGTGAAAAAGAAATTCGCATCTCTCATCTAGAAACTTGTGAGGTCTGTACCGGATCTGGTGCCAAACCAGGAACTCGTCCCCGGACTTGTTCGACTTGTAGCGGTTCGGGTCAAGTACGCCGCGTTACCAGAACGCCTTTTGGCAGCTTTACTCAAGTTTCGACTTGTCCCACCTGTAATGGTACGGGGATGGTAATTGAAGACAAGTGTGATGCTTGCGACGGCAAAGGCGCAAATCAAGTAACGAAGAAATTGAAAATTACTATTCCCGCTGGGGTGGATAATGGGACGCGCTTGCGAATTTCTAATGAAGGAGATGCAGGTCAGCGCAGTGGTCCTGCGGGAGATTTATATGTCTACTTGTTCGTCAATGAGGATGAGGAATTCCACCGAGATGGAATTAGCATTCTCTCGGAAATCAAAATTAGCTACCTCCAGGCGATTTTAGGCTGTCGTTTAGAGGTAAATACGGTAGATGGTCCAGTGGAATTGATAATTCCGGCAGGAACTCAACCGAATACGGTGATGAAGCTGGAAAATCGCGGTGTACCACGCTTAGGAAATCCTGTAAGTCGAGGCGACCACATGCTAACGGTGTTAATTGATATTCCCACCAAGGTGATGCCAGATGAACGAGAATTACTAGAGAAGCTAGCTAAAATTAAGGGAGAGCGCACTGGTAAAGGTGGTCTAGAAGGTTTTTTGGGAAATTTGTTTAAGTAA
- the dnaK gene encoding molecular chaperone DnaK: MGKVIGIDLGTTNSCVAVLEGGQPIVIANSEGGRTTPSILGFGKGGERLVGQLAKRQAVTNAENTIYSIKRFIGRRWDDTQVERDRVPYACVKGRDDTVDVQIRGRNYTPQEISAMVLQKLKQDAENFLGETVTQAVITVPAYFTDAQRQATKDAGTIAGLEVLRIINEPTAAALAFGLDKQETEQLILVFDLGGGTFDVSILQLGDGVFEVKATCGNNHLGGDDFDNAIVRWMIQHFYKQEKVDLSQDKMALQRLREAAEKAKIELSSMANTSINLPFITANETGPKHLEMELSRSKFEELASQLIEATIEPMVQALKDAELKPQNIDKIILVGGSTRIPAVQNALIRFFNGKAPDRSINPDEAVALGAAIQAGVLGGEVENLLLLDVTPLSLGLETLGEVFTKIIERNTTIPTSKSQVFSTAIDGQTSVEIHVLQGERAMARDNKSLGKFLLAGIPPASRGVPQIEVSFEIDVNGILKVSAQDKGTGREQSIRITNTGGLSTNEVERMRQEAEMFAELDRKRIQLVELKNQADTLLLSYESTLKDNGNLIADSMKALANEKVTKLQAAIAEDGISPEQLKQCLDDFQQTLFAIGADVYNRATVPSDEVAQTSDIPFSPGVEPVNGTIAPQFNFDFDDEGTLQADYEAID, encoded by the coding sequence ATGGGAAAAGTTATTGGGATCGACTTAGGCACTACCAATAGTTGCGTCGCAGTATTGGAAGGTGGTCAACCGATTGTCATTGCCAATTCAGAAGGTGGAAGAACCACTCCTAGTATTCTCGGATTTGGCAAAGGTGGGGAGCGCTTAGTCGGTCAATTGGCAAAGCGACAAGCAGTTACAAATGCCGAGAACACAATTTACAGTATCAAGCGATTTATTGGTCGTCGTTGGGATGACACCCAAGTAGAACGCGATCGCGTCCCCTATGCTTGTGTCAAAGGTCGAGATGATACCGTTGATGTGCAAATTCGCGGACGTAACTACACACCGCAAGAAATCTCCGCAATGGTTTTGCAAAAACTCAAACAAGATGCGGAAAATTTCTTAGGTGAAACTGTTACCCAGGCAGTAATTACTGTACCAGCATATTTCACAGATGCTCAAAGACAGGCAACTAAAGATGCTGGCACAATTGCTGGATTAGAAGTACTGCGAATCATCAATGAACCAACTGCTGCGGCTTTAGCTTTTGGCTTAGACAAGCAAGAAACTGAACAGCTAATTTTAGTATTTGACTTGGGGGGCGGCACCTTCGACGTATCCATTCTACAACTTGGGGATGGAGTATTTGAAGTTAAGGCGACTTGTGGTAATAACCATCTAGGTGGAGACGACTTTGATAATGCGATCGTCCGCTGGATGATTCAACACTTCTACAAACAAGAAAAAGTTGACCTTTCCCAAGACAAAATGGCGCTGCAACGCTTGCGAGAAGCAGCGGAAAAGGCAAAGATTGAACTTTCCAGCATGGCAAATACTTCAATTAACTTGCCATTTATCACCGCCAATGAAACCGGACCCAAGCATCTAGAAATGGAACTCAGCCGTTCCAAATTTGAAGAACTGGCAAGCCAATTAATTGAAGCTACTATCGAACCGATGGTTCAAGCGCTCAAAGATGCAGAGTTGAAACCACAAAACATAGATAAAATTATTTTGGTGGGCGGTTCTACGCGCATTCCCGCAGTTCAAAACGCCCTGATCAGATTTTTCAACGGCAAAGCACCCGATCGCTCTATCAATCCTGACGAAGCAGTGGCACTCGGCGCTGCAATTCAAGCCGGCGTGCTGGGTGGTGAAGTCGAGAATCTCTTACTCTTGGATGTTACACCTTTATCGCTGGGATTGGAAACTTTAGGAGAAGTATTCACTAAAATTATTGAACGCAATACTACAATTCCTACCAGCAAGTCTCAAGTGTTTTCCACCGCAATTGATGGGCAAACAAGCGTGGAAATTCACGTCCTTCAAGGTGAACGGGCAATGGCAAGGGATAATAAAAGTCTCGGTAAATTCCTTCTTGCCGGAATTCCCCCCGCATCCCGTGGCGTGCCGCAAATCGAAGTATCATTTGAAATCGATGTCAACGGCATCCTCAAGGTTTCGGCTCAAGACAAAGGCACCGGTAGAGAACAAAGTATTCGGATTACCAACACAGGTGGTTTAAGTACCAATGAAGTCGAACGGATGCGGCAAGAAGCAGAAATGTTTGCAGAACTTGATAGAAAACGCATACAACTGGTTGAATTAAAAAACCAAGCGGATACCCTGTTGTTAAGTTACGAATCGACTTTAAAGGATAATGGCAACTTAATTGCCGATTCGATGAAAGCTTTGGCAAATGAAAAAGTCACAAAACTCCAAGCAGCGATCGCTGAAGACGGTATTTCACCCGAACAATTAAAACAGTGCTTGGATGACTTTCAACAAACTTTGTTTGCTATTGGTGCCGATGTATACAACCGAGCGACAGTGCCTAGTGATGAAGTCGCCCAGACTTCAGATATTCCCTTTAGTCCTGGTGTTGAACCAGTGAATGGAACGATCGCACCTCAATTCAACTTTGATTTTGATGATGAGGGTACCTTACAAGCAGATTACGAGGCGATCGATTAA